The following are encoded in a window of Lates calcarifer isolate ASB-BC8 linkage group LG20, TLL_Latcal_v3, whole genome shotgun sequence genomic DNA:
- the LOC108893724 gene encoding uncharacterized protein LOC108893724 yields MMQHVSPAPAVTMMATQSVPPPSYQESQQMTGTTQQNVKTPQVHIPAATAAGNTSVSVTLDPQAQLESDKRAVYRHPLFPLLALLFEKCEQATQGSECITSASFDVDIENFVHQQEREHKPFFSEDPELDNLMVKAIQVLRIHLLELEKVNELCKDFCNRYITCLKTKMHSDNLLRNDLGGPYSPSHTSLSMQQELIQTSSPSMTSVSSSVNPSGIVVPAGGLQQGNVAMTTINSQVVSGGTLYQPVAMVTSQGQVLTQALPPGTIQIQNSQVNVDLSSLLDSEDKKSKNKRGVLPKHATNIMRSWLFQHLMHPYPTEDEKRQIAAQTSLTLLQVNNWFINARRRILQPMLDASNPDPAPKAKKMKSQHRPTQRFWPDSIVAGVLQTHRSQTGNNSDNPLSMDSLQSLSSDSATLAMQQAMLGADDSMDGTEEDEEEEEEEEEEEGMEEEEEEEDGDENDRGRQMSSGGGGRRDLSMEHREELEGEELSNTVQAFTGTLGSGAYFLTVSPEKAGRLKAFKMSIAQAAAKAMLSDALLQDGYGINRIHHLELELPLDKVIKFVSVGLPLMLVSMAFAREISLGPQISCFPPSNFTIKQASYVDTYCWDSLMHHEFDSDGNFEERSLWVHKMFPYSLLAMAVLMYLPALIWRQLVMPTLGSDLLFIIDELDKSYNRSIRLAQSILDMRQNTKNPLTFQAELQRAKKKRYFEYPLLERYMQCKQNSYFLVSMLFLRGFLLLTFMTAACLYLAYFHLSAFLQDEFSCFVRTGMLRDQNWVPELIQCKMIGQLVFQVISVANGAIYVLLAPIVLFSLIRLFVWDTTFVSVYEVLPALDLINRRKLGCPLNDLNVLLLFLRANVAHLKSYGQVRALCSLAPPQVGNTTGHDLNAMLTQEEIEEREEAAMELAEEVEEAKEEGKLNLVDIMTILGAAQGRVVNCSEKRPLVEENMSLEPNHQGYHELKETAPFSHY; encoded by the exons ATGATGCAACATGTGTCCCCAGCACCTGCAGTGACAATGATGGCCACCCAGAGTGTTCCTCCACCATCGTACCAGGAGAGCCAACAG ATGACGGGCACCACTCAACAGAACGTCAAGACCCCACAGGTCCATATCCCAGCAGCCACTGCAGCAGGAAATACCTCTGTTAGTGTGACCCTTGACCCTCAAGCCCAGCTTGAGTCTGACAAGAGGGCTGTTTACAG aCATCCGTTGTTCCCCCTGCTGGCATTGTTGTTTGAGAAATGTGAGCAGGCCACACAGGGATCTGAATGCATCACGTCAGCCAGCTTTGATGTGGACATAGAAAACTTTGTGCACCAGCAGGAGCGAGAACACAAGCCCTTCTTCAGTGAAGATCCAGAGCTGGACAACTTG ATGGTAAAGGCCATTCAGGTGTTGAGGATCCACCTTTTGGAATTAGAGAAAGTCAATGAGCTCTGTAAGGATTTCTGCAACCGTTACATTACCTGTCTGAAGACCAAGATGCACAGCGACAACCTCCTCCGTAATGACCTGGGAGGACCCTATTCTCCATCACACACCAGTCTCAGCATGCAGCAG GAACTAATTCAgacctcctctccatccatgACCTCTGTCTCCAGCTCTGTTAACCCTTCAGGGATTGTGGTGCCCGCCGGGGGTCTGCAACAGGGCAATGTCGCCATGACTACCATCAACTCTCAAGTGGTTTCAG GTGGGACCCTGTACCAGccggttgccatggtgacatcACAAGGGCAAGTGTTAACGCAGGCGCTGCCGCCAGGAACCATCCAGATCCAGAACTCACAG GTAAATGTGGACCTGTCATCCCTGTTGGACAGTGAAGACAAGAAGTCCAAGAATAAGAGGGGGGTCCTGCCCAAACATGCCACCAACATCATGCGGTCCTGGCTCTTTCAGCATCTCATg CACCCGTACCCAACCgaagatgaaaaaaggcagattGCTGCACAAACGAGTCTAACCCTTTTGCAAGTGAACAATTG GTTCATCAACGCTCGTCGCCGTATCCTCCAGCCTATGCTGGATGCCAGTAACCCAGACCCAGCTCCTAAAGCAAAGAAGATGAAGTCCCAGCACCGTCCCACACAACGCTTCTGGCCCGACTCCATCGTAGCTGGAGTTCTGCAGACGCACAGAtctcaaacaggaaacaactcAGACA ACCCGCTGAGTATGGACAGCCTCCAGTCACTGTCCTCAGACTCAGCCACCCTGGCCATGCAGCAAGCCATGCTGGGAGCCGACGACTCCATGGACGGCACCGAGGAGgacgaagaagaggaggaggaagaggaggaggaggaaggaatggaggaggaagaggaggaggaggatggggacGAGAACGACAGGGGGAGGCAAATGTCcagcggaggaggagggcggAGAGATCTGAGCATGGAGCACAGAGAGGAATTGGA AGGTGAG GAGCTTTCCAACACCGTGCAGGCCTTCACAGGAACGCTTGGTTCTGGAGCATATTTTCTAACTGTATCCCCAGAGAAAGCTGGAAGACTTAAG GCATTCAAAATGTCCATCGCCCAGGCGGCGGCCAAGGCCATGCTATCTGATGCCCTGCTGCAGGACGGCTACGGGATAAACCGGATTCACCACCTGGAGCTGGAGCTTCCTTTGGACAAGGTCATCAAATTTGTGTCTGTTGGGCTTCCACTGATGCTGGTGAGCATGGCGTTCGCCCGCGAGATCTCCCTGG GGCCTCAGATCAGCTGTTTCCCTCCCAGCAATTTCACCATCAAGCAGGCCAGCTATGTAGACACATACTGCTGGGACTCTCTCATGCATCATGAGTTTGACAGCGATGGGAACTTTGAGGAGCGCTCTCTCTGGGTACACAAA ATGTTCCCATACTCTCTTCTGGCCATGGCGGTGCTGATGTACCTGCCAGCTCTGATCTGGCGCCAGCTCGTCATGCCCACACTGGGCTCAGACCTGCTCTTCATAATTGACGAACTTGACAAGTCGTACAACCGCTCGATCCGACTGGCTCAGAGCATTTTAGATATGCGCCAAAACACAAAGAACCCCCTCACATTTCAGGCTGAACTGCAGAG GGCCAAGAAGAAGCGATACTTTGAGTACCCTCTACTGGAGAGATACATGCAGTGCAAACAAAACTCCTACTTCCTTGTTAGCATGCTTTTCTTACGTGGCTTCCTCCTCCTGACCTTCATGACTGCTGCCTGTCTCTACTTGGCCTACTTCCACCTCTCAGCCTTCCTGCAGGATGAGTTCAGCTGCTTCGTCCGCACAGGCATGCTGCGTGATCAGAACTGGGTTCCTGAGTTGATTCAATGTAAAATGATTGGCCAGTTGGTCTTTCAGGTGATAAGTGTGGCCAATGGTGCAATCTATGTCCTATTGGCTCCCATTGTTCTCTTCAGCCTGATTCGACTCTTTGTTTGGGACACCACCTTTGTCTCTGTCTATGAGGTCCTCCCAGCTCTGGATCTCATCAACCGCCGCAAGCTAGGCTGCCCACTGAATGACCTCAACGTCCTTCTGCTGTTCTTACGTGCCAATGTAGCACACTTGAAGTCCTATGGACAAGTGAGAGCATTGTGCTCACTGGCGCCGCCACAGGTTGGCAACACCACAGGGCATGACTTGAACGCAATGCTGACCCAAGAAGAGATAGAAGAGCGTGAAGAGGCTGCGATGGAGTTGGcagaagaggtggaggaagcCAAGGAGGAAGGGAAGCTCAACTTAGTGGATATCATGACTATTCTGGGAGCAGCACAGGGAAGAGTGGTAAACTGCAGTGAGAAGAGGCCTCTAGTGGAGGAGAATATGAGTCTGG AGCCAAACCACCAGGGGTACCATGAGTTGAAGGAGACAGCACCATTTAGTCATTACTAG